The DNA segment ATAGACGTGAATTCCGGTCGGTTTGCATGACAGCGATATATTAAATTTCCTGCCGCCCTTCGAGGGCGCGCGACAGCGTCATCCCGTCGGCGTACTCCAGATCGCTTCCGACCGGGAGCCCCCGGGCGATTCGGGTTATTTTCAGCCCCAGCGGTTTCAATATCTTGGCCAGATAAAGCGCGGTCGCTTCCCCTTCGACATTCGGGTTAGTGGCAATTATTATCTCTCTGGTTTTATCGTTGAGGCGCGCCAGAAGTTCCTTGATTTTCAAATCATCCGGCCCGATACCGTCGAGGGGAGAAATCCTTCCGCCCAAAACATGGTATAGTCCGTTAAATCCCTCCACTTTTTCCAGCGCCGCCAGATCCATCGCTTCTTCCACGACACAAATTATCTCCTGCTTTCTTTCCGAATCGGTGCAGATATGGCAGGGGTCGCTTTCGGATATGTTGTTGCAGATCGAGCAGAACCCGACCTTTTCTTTGACATCGCGGATGGCGTCGGCCAGATCCAGGGCCTCTTCTTTTGGGGCTTTCAGCAAATGGAAGGCGAGCCGGGCCGCCGTCTTTCGTCCGATTCCCGGCAGACGCGCCAGACTGGTGATAAGTTTCTCGACCGATTCGGCTGATTTGAACATGGTTTATTTAGAACGGGAGGTTCATTCCGGGAATATTCAGGCCACCGGTCAGTTCCGACATTTTTTCGGACTG comes from the Candidatus Zixiibacteriota bacterium genome and includes:
- the recR gene encoding gap repair protein (Evidence 2a : Function from experimental evidences in other organisms; PubMedId : 11743007, 12769856, 1698765, 2674903; Product type cp : cell process) codes for the protein MFKSAESVEKLITSLARLPGIGRKTAARLAFHLLKAPKEEALDLADAIRDVKEKVGFCSICNNISESDPCHICTDSERKQEIICVVEEAMDLAALEKVEGFNGLYHVLGGRISPLDGIGPDDLKIKELLARLNDKTREIIIATNPNVEGEATALYLAKILKPLGLKITRIARGLPVGSDLEYADGMTLSRALEGRQEI